One window of Silvimonas iriomotensis genomic DNA carries:
- a CDS encoding methyl-accepting chemotaxis protein has product MTLKKKAWGLTVVVLVFLLGMALVSLYVLRNASDQDNRSRINQLVKTTYNTIVQLENASASGKMSEADAKALAAHILSENKYHKSEYVYVTDDKLVFVATPLDPQLVGTSFNDFKDSKGGSVGAIAAAALEKSGGALTEYWWDSKRDGKVVDLLSVAVRTPKWGWVVGSGISFAETNARFWDNAQWQVITCLILATIIGAILIIAVRGLTGTLGGEPDEVVKLVSRVAAGDLTSNQRINAPSRSILGEVERMRQSLSSVMSGIQTDARQLEHHASSIAGASREISIAAGRQTDSTSSMAAAMEELTVSINHISDNTGDAEQTSRMATELAAEGVTQVNEASSAMGNIAASVSRASGQIRNLDAKSREISSIAAVIKEIAGQTNLLALNAAIEAARAGEQGRGFAVVADEVRKLAERTSSATVDIEKMLADVQTETDSVVAVMDEALPQVEHGVQVAHHVAESLGRIHGGAEATLGRLNEMASATREQSEASNSIAGRVEDISRMVEETTASIHRATDTAGEIENVAARLNQMVGKFRL; this is encoded by the coding sequence ATGACTTTGAAGAAGAAGGCCTGGGGCCTGACTGTCGTCGTACTGGTGTTTTTGCTGGGTATGGCGTTGGTCAGCCTGTATGTACTGCGCAATGCCAGTGACCAGGATAATCGCTCCCGCATCAACCAGCTCGTAAAAACAACCTACAACACCATCGTGCAGCTGGAAAACGCCAGCGCCAGCGGCAAAATGAGCGAGGCTGATGCCAAAGCACTGGCCGCCCACATTCTGAGCGAAAACAAGTACCACAAGAGCGAATACGTTTACGTCACGGATGACAAACTGGTGTTCGTGGCCACACCGCTGGACCCGCAACTGGTCGGCACCAGCTTTAACGACTTCAAGGATTCCAAAGGCGGCAGTGTCGGCGCCATTGCAGCTGCCGCGCTGGAGAAGTCTGGCGGCGCACTGACCGAATACTGGTGGGACAGCAAGCGCGACGGCAAAGTAGTTGATCTCTTGTCCGTCGCAGTGCGCACGCCCAAATGGGGCTGGGTTGTCGGTAGCGGTATCAGCTTTGCCGAAACCAATGCGCGTTTCTGGGATAACGCACAGTGGCAGGTGATCACTTGCCTGATCCTCGCAACCATCATCGGCGCCATCCTGATCATTGCCGTACGCGGCCTGACCGGCACGCTGGGCGGCGAGCCTGATGAAGTGGTGAAACTGGTGTCCCGCGTCGCCGCCGGTGATCTGACCAGCAACCAGCGCATCAACGCGCCCTCCCGCAGCATCCTGGGTGAAGTCGAGCGCATGCGCCAGTCGCTGAGCAGCGTGATGTCCGGCATCCAGACCGATGCCCGGCAGCTGGAACACCACGCCTCGTCCATTGCCGGCGCCAGCCGCGAGATCTCCATTGCAGCCGGCCGCCAGACTGATTCGACCTCATCCATGGCCGCGGCGATGGAAGAGCTGACCGTCAGCATCAACCATATTTCTGATAACACCGGCGACGCGGAACAGACCTCGCGCATGGCAACAGAACTGGCCGCCGAGGGCGTAACGCAGGTGAACGAGGCCTCCAGCGCCATGGGCAATATCGCCGCCAGCGTGTCGCGCGCGTCGGGTCAGATCCGCAATCTGGATGCCAAATCCCGCGAGATTTCCAGTATTGCCGCCGTGATCAAGGAAATTGCCGGCCAGACCAATTTGCTGGCCCTCAACGCCGCCATCGAAGCCGCCCGCGCCGGCGAACAAGGCCGTGGCTTTGCGGTGGTGGCCGACGAGGTACGCAAACTGGCCGAACGCACCAGCAGCGCCACGGTGGATATCGAAAAAATGCTGGCCGATGTACAGACCGAGACCGACTCGGTCGTGGCCGTCATGGATGAAGCCTTGCCGCAGGTTGAGCATGGCGTGCAAGTGGCGCATCACGTGGCAGAATCGCTCGGCCGCATTCACGGCGGCGCCGAAGCCACGCTGGGCCGCCTGAACGAAATGGCCAGCGCCACCCGTGAACAAAGCGAAGCCAGCAACAGCATCGCCGGCCGCGTGGAAGACATCAGCCGCATGGTGGAAGAAACCACCGCCTCAATCCACCGCGCGACCGACACCGCCGGCGAGATCGAAAACGTCGCAGCCCGCCTGAACCAGATGGTGGGCAAGTTCCGCCTGTAA
- a CDS encoding RNA polymerase sigma factor, with amino-acid sequence MSQLATHKAIEAVWYIESARIIGALTRMLRDVGLAEELAQDALVSALETWPQTGVPDNPAAWLMTAARHRALDRLRHHKLQLARHEAFGRDRQIEQELAGIDPLAALDDPVGDDVLRLLFIACHPVLPPEGRVALTLRLLGGLSTDEIARAFLVPEPTIAQRIVRAKRTLSAAQVPFEVPQKQDLPERLGSVLAVIYLIFNEGYAATAGDDWMRPALCDEALRLGRILAALAGDESEVHGLVALMEIQASRARARTDAHGRPVLLLEQNRARWDHLLIQRGLAALERARALGGLLGPYALQAGIAACHARACTAEATDWQEICALYDALAQVSPSPVVELNRAVAVCMAFGPEAGLAAVDALLNEPALRQYHLLPAVRADFLFRLGRFEEAGAAFERAAAMTRNLPERTLLLARAQSCQSQLLSKPDTIG; translated from the coding sequence GTGAGCCAGCTTGCCACCCACAAGGCCATTGAAGCGGTCTGGTATATTGAATCTGCCCGCATTATCGGCGCGCTGACCCGCATGCTGCGCGATGTCGGTCTGGCCGAAGAACTGGCGCAAGACGCACTGGTCAGCGCGCTGGAAACCTGGCCGCAAACCGGCGTGCCCGACAACCCCGCGGCCTGGTTGATGACTGCGGCCAGACACCGGGCGCTTGATCGCCTGCGTCATCACAAACTGCAACTGGCCCGGCATGAAGCGTTTGGCCGGGACCGCCAGATTGAACAGGAACTGGCCGGGATCGACCCGCTGGCCGCGCTGGATGACCCGGTCGGCGACGACGTCTTGCGTCTGTTGTTCATTGCCTGTCACCCGGTACTGCCGCCCGAAGGCCGCGTGGCGCTGACGCTGCGGCTGCTGGGTGGTTTATCCACCGATGAAATCGCCCGCGCCTTTCTGGTGCCAGAGCCCACCATTGCCCAGCGCATTGTGCGCGCCAAACGCACCTTGTCTGCCGCGCAAGTGCCGTTTGAAGTACCGCAAAAACAAGACTTGCCCGAGCGCCTGGGCTCTGTGCTGGCGGTGATCTACCTGATCTTCAACGAAGGCTACGCCGCCACCGCTGGCGATGACTGGATGCGCCCCGCGCTGTGTGATGAAGCCTTGCGCCTGGGCCGGATTCTGGCGGCGCTGGCGGGGGATGAATCGGAGGTACACGGCCTCGTGGCGCTGATGGAAATCCAGGCCTCACGCGCGCGGGCCCGCACCGATGCCCACGGCCGGCCCGTGTTGCTGCTGGAACAAAACCGGGCGCGCTGGGATCACCTGTTGATCCAGCGCGGGCTGGCCGCCCTTGAGCGCGCCCGCGCGCTGGGTGGCCTGCTCGGCCCCTACGCCTTGCAAGCCGGTATTGCCGCCTGCCACGCCCGCGCCTGCACTGCCGAGGCCACTGACTGGCAAGAGATTTGCGCCCTGTACGACGCCCTGGCCCAGGTGTCACCCTCGCCCGTGGTGGAACTGAACCGTGCCGTCGCGGTATGCATGGCGTTCGGGCCCGAGGCCGGCCTTGCCGCTGTCGACGCCCTGCTGAACGAACCCGCCCTGCGCCAGTACCACCTCTTGCCCGCGGTGCGTGCCGACTTTCTGTTCCGGCTAGGGCGTTTTGAAGAGGCCGGCGCGGCATTTGAACGCGCCGCCGCCATGACCCGCAACCTGCCCGAACGCACCTTGCTGCTGGCCCGCGCCCAGAGCTGCCAAAGCCAATTGTTGTCGAAACCTGACACCATTGGCTAA
- a CDS encoding YciI family protein yields MRFMVIVRSTKESEAGVPPDEATLTAMGKYNEELVKAGVMLAGEGLQPSAKGARVRFSGKDRTVIDGPFAETKELIAGFWIMQTKSLEECIEWVKRSPNPFHTESDIEIRQIFEAEDFGDEFTPEARESEARLREQLANQGH; encoded by the coding sequence ATGCGTTTCATGGTCATTGTCAGATCTACCAAAGAGTCCGAAGCAGGCGTGCCGCCGGATGAAGCCACCCTCACCGCCATGGGCAAATACAACGAGGAACTGGTCAAGGCCGGTGTGATGCTGGCCGGCGAAGGCTTGCAACCCAGTGCCAAAGGCGCGCGCGTGCGTTTTTCCGGCAAGGATCGCACCGTGATTGACGGCCCGTTTGCCGAAACCAAAGAACTGATCGCCGGCTTCTGGATCATGCAGACCAAATCGCTGGAAGAATGTATTGAATGGGTCAAGCGCTCGCCCAACCCGTTCCACACCGAAAGCGATATCGAAATCCGCCAGATTTTTGAAGCCGAAGACTTTGGCGATGAATTCACCCCCGAAGCACGTGAATCTGAAGCGCGCCTGCGTGAGCAACTGGCCAACCAGGGCCACTAA
- a CDS encoding putative bifunctional diguanylate cyclase/phosphodiesterase, translating into MSTPSLATSGSLLQLENMELRTLFDGVGAYFFIKNLQGQYLFANQAVCTLFRRPLADLLGRDDTCFFDLQRSPNQTLNDARVLKQAEEIHEREEVYLVGEDTPRVFWVVKVPICDAAGSVTGMCGIATDITHRQRQTQDDIDHSEMLNAVLSNVDAYIYLKDHAGRYLYANAKVLTLYGRGPDDVIGHTDLELLPTDEATRLAGMDQAVLHSGERASAEEIIVDTEGAARHFWSVKMPLKLPGQPPALIGFSSDITELLQLKRGMEQHRTTDTLTGLPNRAQFERLLASRIEAMPHQPLAVLLFDLDQFKYLNNSVGHAAGDEVLKEVAARIDDCSWLPGPTARLAGNEFALAVTGFSDSEGLRRIAMQVQHLLEQPVRLGPQLFQLTAGMGISVYPADALSADQLVARAEAAMFDAKEKGRGRFRFYSAELGAAVAARLSLERDLRAAQDKQEFELYYQPKIDARSGKVAGAEALLRWHRGGQEMVPPVLFIPLAEQLELIVQIGDWVIATACRQLQTWHGAGLTGMKLAVNLSVVQLNDAGLAARVAEQMRRYGIGPDQLELEITESMMMSDPEQAIANLQALRALGVSLSIDDFGTGYSSMAYLKRLPVSALKLDRSFIQNIDQDAADADLCAGVIALAHMLGLQVVAEGVETAPQRDALLARDCDFFQGYLFARPMPVAEATAYLQQAA; encoded by the coding sequence ATGTCCACGCCGTCCCTCGCCACGTCCGGCTCCTTGCTGCAACTTGAAAACATGGAACTGCGCACCTTGTTCGACGGGGTCGGGGCGTATTTTTTCATCAAGAACCTGCAGGGGCAGTACCTGTTTGCCAACCAGGCAGTGTGCACGCTGTTCCGCCGTCCGCTGGCAGACTTGCTGGGCCGTGACGACACCTGTTTTTTTGATCTGCAACGCAGCCCGAACCAGACGCTGAACGACGCCCGCGTGCTGAAGCAGGCTGAGGAAATCCACGAACGCGAAGAAGTCTACCTGGTGGGCGAAGACACCCCGCGCGTGTTCTGGGTGGTCAAGGTGCCGATCTGTGACGCGGCCGGCAGTGTGACCGGCATGTGCGGCATTGCCACCGACATCACGCACCGCCAGCGGCAAACCCAGGACGACATTGACCACAGCGAGATGCTCAACGCCGTGCTCTCCAATGTGGATGCTTATATCTATCTGAAAGACCACGCCGGCCGTTATCTCTACGCCAATGCCAAGGTGTTGACGCTGTACGGGCGCGGGCCTGATGACGTGATCGGCCATACCGACCTGGAATTGCTGCCGACCGACGAAGCCACCCGCCTGGCCGGTATGGATCAGGCCGTGCTGCACAGTGGCGAGCGCGCCTCGGCCGAAGAAATCATTGTCGATACCGAAGGTGCCGCGCGGCATTTCTGGTCGGTGAAAATGCCGCTCAAATTGCCGGGCCAACCACCCGCGCTGATCGGGTTTTCTTCCGACATTACCGAACTGCTGCAACTCAAGCGCGGCATGGAGCAACACCGCACCACCGACACGCTCACCGGACTGCCCAACCGTGCGCAGTTCGAGCGCTTGCTGGCCAGCCGGATCGAGGCCATGCCGCACCAGCCGCTGGCCGTGCTGCTGTTTGATCTGGACCAGTTCAAATATCTGAATAACAGCGTCGGTCATGCCGCGGGCGATGAGGTGCTTAAAGAAGTTGCCGCCCGCATTGACGACTGTTCCTGGTTGCCTGGCCCCACCGCCAGGCTGGCCGGCAATGAATTTGCCCTGGCGGTGACCGGGTTTAGCGATAGCGAAGGCCTGCGCCGCATTGCCATGCAAGTGCAGCATTTGCTGGAGCAACCGGTGCGGCTGGGGCCGCAGTTGTTTCAACTGACGGCGGGCATGGGCATCAGCGTGTATCCGGCCGATGCTTTGAGCGCCGACCAACTGGTGGCCCGCGCTGAAGCCGCCATGTTTGACGCCAAGGAAAAAGGGCGCGGCCGCTTCCGGTTTTACTCTGCCGAACTGGGCGCCGCAGTGGCCGCGCGCTTGTCGCTGGAACGTGATCTGCGGGCGGCGCAAGACAAGCAAGAGTTCGAGTTGTACTACCAGCCCAAGATCGACGCGCGCAGCGGCAAGGTGGCGGGGGCAGAAGCCTTGTTGCGCTGGCATCGCGGCGGGCAGGAAATGGTCCCGCCGGTGTTGTTTATCCCGCTGGCGGAGCAACTGGAACTGATCGTGCAGATTGGCGACTGGGTTATCGCCACCGCCTGCCGCCAGTTGCAGACCTGGCATGGCGCCGGGCTGACCGGCATGAAGCTGGCGGTGAATCTGTCTGTTGTGCAGTTGAACGACGCCGGCCTTGCCGCGCGCGTGGCTGAACAGATGCGCCGTTACGGCATCGGCCCGGATCAGCTTGAACTGGAAATCACCGAGTCGATGATGATGTCCGACCCCGAGCAAGCCATCGCCAATCTGCAAGCCTTGCGTGCGCTGGGCGTGAGCTTGTCGATTGATGACTTCGGCACGGGTTATTCATCCATGGCGTATCTGAAACGGCTGCCGGTGTCGGCGCTCAAGCTGGATCGCAGTTTTATCCAGAATATTGATCAGGACGCTGCCGATGCCGATCTGTGTGCCGGCGTGATCGCACTGGCCCACATGCTGGGCCTGCAAGTGGTGGCCGAGGGCGTGGAAACCGCGCCGCAGCGCGATGCATTGCTGGCGCGCGATTGCGATTTCTTCCAGGGTTACCTGTTTGCCCGCCCCATGCCGGTGGCCGAGGCGACGGCGTATCTGCAACAAGCCGCCTGA
- a CDS encoding VOC family protein, protein MRSRLNLILLGVANVAHAVAFYEALGWRLAATSHAGFAKFDLGGVVLGLLPREQMAQDAGSPDAAGYGFGGMALAYVARHPDEVADTLAAAQAAGGVLVKPATRNAWGIAGYFKDPDGHLFEVVYEDGWVFDPQDNLVV, encoded by the coding sequence GTGCGTTCCAGACTCAACCTGATCTTGCTTGGCGTAGCCAACGTCGCGCACGCCGTGGCGTTTTACGAGGCCCTGGGCTGGCGGCTGGCCGCGACCAGTCATGCAGGCTTTGCCAAGTTTGATCTGGGCGGTGTGGTGCTGGGTTTGCTGCCGCGTGAACAGATGGCACAAGACGCGGGCAGCCCGGACGCCGCCGGGTACGGCTTTGGCGGGATGGCGCTGGCCTATGTGGCACGGCACCCGGATGAAGTTGCCGACACGCTGGCAGCAGCGCAGGCGGCTGGCGGCGTGTTGGTCAAACCGGCCACCCGCAACGCCTGGGGCATTGCCGGGTATTTCAAAGACCCGGACGGCCATTTGTTTGAAGTGGTATATGAAGACGGCTGGGTGTTCGACCCGCAGGACAATCTGGTGGTGTAA
- a CDS encoding linear amide C-N hydrolase has translation MRLPAPTPLLRRVLSVVCATLLALPVGTVDACTRVLYVGADHQVITGRNMDWSEDMRSNVWVFPAGMQRDGRAGPRTPRWTSKYGSVIVSGYEIGSVDGMNERGLVANALYLAETDYGKPDPARVPMSISLWAQYALDNFATVNEAVAVLEKEPFQIIAPPLPNGKPLTIHLSLSDADGDSAILEYLDGKLVIHHGKPYTIMTNSPIYSEQLALDTYWRGVGGLTFLPGTNRAADRFVRASFLLDAIPRQIDPNYIVGVPQQSYAYQAVASVMSVMRSVSVPLGISTPDQPNLSSTIWRTVADQKNRVYYFDSATRPDTFWVDMHKLDLKPGAPVRKLIIDAGQVFSGETSSQFVTVKPFEFMPARV, from the coding sequence ATGCGCCTGCCCGCCCCTACCCCCCTTTTGCGCCGCGTTCTGAGTGTTGTGTGCGCCACCCTGCTGGCCTTGCCGGTCGGTACGGTCGATGCCTGCACCCGCGTGCTGTATGTTGGCGCAGATCATCAGGTCATCACTGGCCGCAATATGGACTGGTCAGAAGACATGCGCTCCAACGTCTGGGTGTTTCCGGCCGGCATGCAGCGCGACGGCCGCGCCGGCCCGCGCACGCCCCGCTGGACCTCAAAATACGGCAGCGTGATTGTCTCGGGCTATGAGATTGGCAGTGTCGATGGCATGAACGAGCGCGGGCTCGTGGCCAACGCGCTCTATCTGGCGGAAACCGATTACGGCAAGCCGGACCCGGCGCGCGTACCGATGTCGATCAGCCTGTGGGCGCAATACGCGCTGGATAACTTCGCCACCGTCAATGAAGCCGTGGCCGTGCTGGAAAAAGAACCGTTCCAGATCATCGCCCCGCCCTTGCCCAACGGCAAACCGCTGACCATCCACCTTTCGCTGTCTGACGCGGATGGCGACTCGGCCATTCTGGAATACCTGGACGGCAAGCTGGTCATCCACCACGGCAAGCCGTACACGATCATGACCAACTCGCCCATTTACAGCGAACAACTGGCGCTGGATACCTATTGGCGCGGCGTGGGCGGGCTGACGTTCCTGCCTGGCACCAACCGCGCGGCAGACCGCTTTGTGCGCGCCTCTTTCTTGCTGGACGCCATCCCCAGGCAGATCGACCCCAATTACATTGTGGGCGTGCCGCAGCAGTCCTACGCCTATCAGGCCGTGGCCAGCGTGATGAGCGTAATGCGTTCGGTCAGCGTGCCGCTGGGTATCTCTACCCCGGATCAGCCCAATTTGTCGTCCACCATCTGGCGCACCGTGGCCGACCAGAAAAACCGCGTGTACTACTTTGATTCGGCCACGCGCCCGGACACCTTCTGGGTGGACATGCACAAGCTGGACCTCAAGCCCGGCGCGCCGGTACGCAAGCTCATCATCGACGCCGGCCAGGTGTTCTCGGGCGAGACCTCCAGCCAGTTTGTGACGGTGAAACCATTTGAATTCATGCCGGCCAGGGTCTGA
- a CDS encoding serine hydrolase domain-containing protein — protein sequence MKRNPWPARLALLACLLASPGHAAPLPTATPESQGLDSGKLIKMLDYLQTTGFNTDSVVLARHGKVVLEAYAAPYHAGIPHQINSATKSVIATLAGMAIADGKLSLDDTIAKVLPEYAGLPTAQNVTLRRLLQMDSGVNWNEWPGGSDPGVMMQSPEPVKTFLQHAVNPEEIGRFNYNSGGSHLIGIMVARAEGKPLAQFAQERLFTPLGFGQFAWQRDLNGAPWGGRGLYLQPQDLLRLGELYRQQGQWQGQQLLPASWVDYVTSPLLPIYPDTPRDQYYGAQWWVKQDRSSYMAAGWGGQHVIVFPKDDITLALTSRRNDWSGNQSIQLDANALLTYFLRTDKAVLPDNPAASQALQQRILQMADNPAGQVTHSPLEQKISGKAIEVNNPRSDADQWRLEFTGDEVRVSYSPRAFNRPTVHYTVGLDGAWRTIGQGANDTAPTAARATWQDPQTFVLTITPLAEFYIQTFVMKFSGKHVKISQPGWEGDTDATLRD from the coding sequence ATGAAACGAAACCCCTGGCCGGCCCGCCTGGCGCTGCTGGCTTGCCTGCTGGCCAGCCCTGGCCATGCGGCACCGCTGCCCACCGCCACGCCTGAATCGCAAGGGCTGGATTCCGGCAAGCTCATCAAGATGCTGGACTACCTGCAGACCACCGGCTTTAACACCGACAGCGTCGTTCTGGCCCGTCATGGCAAGGTGGTGCTGGAAGCCTACGCCGCGCCCTATCACGCCGGCATACCGCATCAGATCAACTCGGCCACCAAAAGCGTGATCGCAACCCTGGCCGGCATGGCCATTGCCGATGGCAAATTGAGTCTGGATGACACCATCGCCAAGGTGCTGCCTGAATACGCCGGCCTGCCCACGGCGCAGAACGTGACACTGCGCCGGTTATTGCAGATGGATTCCGGCGTGAACTGGAACGAGTGGCCCGGCGGCAGCGATCCGGGTGTGATGATGCAAAGCCCGGAGCCCGTGAAAACCTTCCTGCAGCATGCGGTTAACCCGGAAGAAATCGGCCGCTTTAACTACAACAGCGGTGGCTCGCACCTGATCGGCATCATGGTGGCCCGCGCCGAAGGCAAGCCGCTGGCACAATTTGCCCAGGAACGGCTGTTCACCCCGCTGGGTTTTGGCCAGTTTGCCTGGCAACGCGATCTGAACGGCGCCCCATGGGGCGGCCGCGGTTTGTATCTGCAGCCGCAAGACCTGCTGCGTCTGGGCGAGTTGTACCGCCAGCAGGGGCAATGGCAAGGTCAGCAATTACTGCCGGCCAGCTGGGTGGATTACGTCACCAGCCCGCTCTTGCCTATCTACCCGGATACCCCCAGAGACCAGTATTACGGCGCGCAATGGTGGGTGAAGCAAGACCGCTCTTCTTATATGGCGGCGGGCTGGGGCGGGCAACATGTGATCGTGTTTCCGAAGGACGACATCACGCTGGCGCTGACGTCGCGCCGCAATGACTGGAGCGGCAACCAGAGTATCCAACTGGACGCCAACGCCCTGCTGACGTATTTCCTGCGTACCGACAAAGCCGTGTTGCCGGATAACCCTGCCGCCAGCCAGGCATTGCAGCAACGCATTTTGCAGATGGCAGACAATCCGGCCGGCCAGGTGACGCATTCCCCGCTGGAACAGAAAATTTCCGGCAAGGCCATTGAGGTCAACAATCCACGTTCCGATGCAGACCAATGGCGGCTGGAATTCACAGGTGATGAGGTGCGGGTGAGTTACAGCCCGCGTGCGTTCAACCGGCCGACCGTGCATTACACCGTCGGGCTGGATGGCGCCTGGCGCACCATTGGCCAGGGCGCCAATGACACAGCGCCCACTGCGGCCCGGGCCACCTGGCAAGATCCGCAGACGTTTGTGCTGACCATCACGCCGCTGGCCGAGTTTTATATCCAGACTTTTGTCATGAAATTCAGCGGCAAGCACGTCAAGATCAGCCAGCCAGGCTGGGAAGGCGATACTGACGCCACCCTGCGCGACTGA
- a CDS encoding NmrA family NAD(P)-binding protein → MFVIFGATGKVGQTTARTLRQAGLPVRAVVRDPAQAAGLKQLGCELIQADLLDSAAVATAIKGAYAVQMLCPMVPNHDPQATSTMRRMIATAATALAEHPPALVLGLSDYGAELDQGTGITLLFHELEQALKPVQSRLILLRSAEHLQNWSRMLPVALGTGVLPSLHSPVDRPFPTVSAHDVGLAAASLLQQDRSGHATRIISMEGPQRVSVQDVADTLADLLGKPVKPWAMPREEWAARLSGIGYSADNAQLLIDLYDTHNAGGIEAEAGSERLYGESPLRTVLAGLLAQASTPAR, encoded by the coding sequence ATGTTTGTCATTTTTGGTGCCACCGGCAAGGTCGGCCAGACCACTGCCCGCACGCTGCGCCAGGCCGGTTTGCCGGTGCGCGCTGTTGTGCGTGATCCGGCGCAGGCGGCCGGCCTGAAACAACTGGGTTGCGAGCTGATCCAGGCGGACCTGCTCGACAGCGCCGCCGTCGCCACGGCCATCAAAGGCGCTTATGCCGTGCAGATGCTCTGCCCCATGGTGCCCAACCATGATCCACAAGCCACCAGTACCATGCGCCGCATGATCGCCACCGCTGCCACGGCACTGGCTGAACACCCACCCGCACTCGTACTCGGGCTTTCTGACTATGGCGCAGAACTGGATCAGGGCACCGGCATCACGCTGTTGTTTCATGAACTGGAGCAAGCCCTCAAACCGGTGCAGAGCCGGCTGATCCTGCTGCGTTCGGCCGAGCACCTGCAGAACTGGTCGCGCATGTTGCCGGTGGCGCTGGGAACAGGCGTGTTGCCAAGTTTGCATTCACCGGTAGACCGCCCTTTTCCGACGGTCTCGGCGCATGACGTGGGTCTGGCTGCAGCCAGCCTGTTGCAGCAGGATCGCTCCGGCCACGCAACGCGCATCATCAGCATGGAGGGCCCGCAGCGGGTCAGCGTGCAGGATGTGGCAGACACGCTGGCCGACCTGCTGGGCAAACCGGTCAAGCCCTGGGCCATGCCGCGTGAGGAATGGGCGGCACGCCTGAGCGGGATTGGCTACAGCGCCGATAACGCCCAATTGCTGATTGATCTGTACGACACCCATAACGCCGGCGGCATTGAGGCCGAGGCCGGCAGTGAGCGCCTGTATGGCGAAAGCCCGTTGCGCACCGTGCTGGCCGGGCTGCTGGCGCAGGCGAGCACACCGGCCCGGTAA
- a CDS encoding helix-turn-helix domain-containing protein: MNTVVTPPFAVAAGTAVPLQSSEGLGWQGFGAALVGIGQGTHRIAGTAQHRVGIHVGAPVRANCVCDGRRHARIQAHGDADVIPAGVDGVWTDDGDCTILRVWMSDEFVRATSEQLTCHAAPPLRAQLQLRDARLQHLAWALQAELQASEASDPLFAESLCAAMVVRLLGDVPSLQQRRYALTPRTAARVVDYIESHLAERLTLAELAALVDLSVPHFKVLFKTTLGQPVHRYIVQRRVERARDLLLHSALPASQIALDAGFAHQSHMAHWMNRLLGVSPRDLLRTRD, encoded by the coding sequence ATGAATACCGTTGTTACGCCGCCGTTTGCTGTTGCCGCTGGTACCGCTGTTCCCCTGCAAAGCAGCGAGGGACTGGGCTGGCAGGGTTTTGGCGCGGCGCTGGTGGGCATCGGGCAGGGCACGCATCGTATTGCCGGCACGGCGCAGCACCGGGTGGGTATCCACGTCGGCGCACCGGTCCGCGCCAATTGTGTGTGCGATGGTCGCCGGCATGCCCGCATCCAGGCGCATGGCGATGCAGATGTCATCCCGGCCGGGGTTGATGGGGTCTGGACCGATGATGGCGATTGCACCATCTTGCGGGTGTGGATGAGCGACGAGTTTGTGCGCGCCACCAGCGAGCAACTGACGTGCCACGCCGCACCGCCGCTGCGGGCGCAACTGCAATTGCGTGATGCGCGCCTGCAGCATCTGGCCTGGGCGCTGCAGGCAGAACTGCAAGCCAGCGAGGCATCCGACCCCTTGTTTGCCGAGAGCCTGTGTGCGGCCATGGTGGTGCGCTTGCTGGGGGATGTTCCCTCATTGCAGCAGCGGCGCTACGCCTTGACGCCGCGCACGGCGGCGCGCGTGGTGGATTACATCGAAAGCCATCTGGCCGAGCGCCTGACGCTGGCAGAACTGGCCGCGCTGGTTGATCTGAGCGTGCCGCATTTCAAGGTGCTGTTCAAAACCACGCTGGGCCAGCCGGTGCACCGTTATATCGTGCAAAGGCGGGTTGAGCGCGCCCGTGATCTGTTGTTGCACAGCGCCTTGCCGGCCAGCCAGATTGCGCTGGATGCCGGCTTTGCCCACCAAAGCCACATGGCCCACTGGATGAACCGTCTGCTGGGCGTCTCTCCGCGTGATCTGTTGCGCACACGCGATTAA